In Capsicum annuum cultivar UCD-10X-F1 unplaced genomic scaffold, UCD10Xv1.1 ctg67443, whole genome shotgun sequence, the sequence TTAGTCCTTTTCGTAAAAAGGTTGTTCAGATAAACATGTTCTTGGTCTGGCGAATGGCCAAATGAGTTCTGGCCGATAATAccttatgttttttgttttacaGGCCGAGAAACACTTGCAAATTCGTCAGGATGCTGAACAAAGATATATTACCATGCTGGAGAAGGCCTGTAAAATGCTTGCTGATCAATTCATCGGTGATGTAGTTACTGAAAATCATCAAGAGACTTACCAAGGATTAGGAACAAAGACACAACTTAGTCCTTTATGTAATCCAAACGGATTGTGTCCCTCGGATTCTGCTGACCTTATTGGAGTCCATGGACCGGAAGAAGTTTCCCCCAGAATCCATCCACAGCGCACGGATTGCTCCACTGAAAGCTGCTTAACTTCACATGAGAGCCCAGCTGGACTTCCTCTAGAAGGATCTTCACCTGGAGGGAAAAAACGAGGGCTAAGCGGAGATTCAACACATGCATCATATGTTTGGGGTGAAGCTGATATGAGATCATCAGGTGTTCACGCGATACCGGTTAATTGCTTCGGGATTACTGGCTCTAACGTTCAAAATGTCTCGAATTAAGAGATTAGGCCAAGTTCGTTTGCAGTCTTTGATTTGCACATTGCAGTTTCTGGATATTCCAATGAGCTCAACTTAAAGCTGTGTAAATCTAAGCTGATGTTAGTCCAACTCTTTACTGCATCTTTTGTGAAATCTTAGATCCtaaagaaagggaagaaaattGAGATATCAGTTGTTCTTTTCATGCTTTGAGTTTCTCAATTTACTTTGTTGTCCTGTTTTTATGAAGTCGCACTGGGAGATAGTGcttacaacaacatactcagtgtgtTCTCACAAAGTGGGGTCGGGGTGattaaagtgtacgcagtccataccactacctcagatgatgTAGAGAGCTTGTTCCAGATAGACCCCCGGCTACCGAGAGCTAGTGCTGAAAGAATTGCTGATGCTTCTTTGGCGATTGTGAAGTCATCGAATGAATTGCCAAGTAAACAGAGCGGACCATGTAATTTTAAATTGACTTCACAAGAAAAGTCCgcccggtgcactaagctcccgtTATGCGCGGGGTCAAGGAAAAGGCTGAACCTTAAGggtctattgtatgcagccttacaTTGCATTTCTGCAAAAGGCTATTTCCATGGCTAGAACCCGTGACCACCTCACCACATGAcgacaactttaccagttacgtTAAAGCTCCACTTCTAAAAGCCAAACATTTTAAAGTAAAGGGAAACAAGAAGGTTTAACAGGA encodes:
- the LOC124893941 gene encoding uncharacterized protein LOC124893941, which encodes MFFVLQAEKHLQIRQDAEQRYITMLEKACKMLADQFIGDVVTENHQETYQGLGTKTQLSPLCNPNGLCPSDSADLIGVHGPEEVSPRIHPQRTDCSTESCLTSHESPAGLPLEGSSPGGKKRGLSGDSTHASYVWGEADMRSSGVHAIPVNCFGITGSNVQNVSN